Proteins encoded by one window of Lacerta agilis isolate rLacAgi1 chromosome 11, rLacAgi1.pri, whole genome shotgun sequence:
- the PLK2 gene encoding serine/threonine-protein kinase PLK2: protein MDLLRTIAYQPGSTAAGGGSGSSSGKMGEQALGKSCNGESRRKKAAESAAEQHHHHPHSATEISRIITDPTTGRRYCRGKVLGKGGFAKCYEMTDLTTNKVYAAKIIPHSRVAKPHQREKIDKEIELHKMLNHRHIVQFYHYFEDKENIYILLEYCSRRSMAHILKARKVLTAPEVRYYLRQIVSGLKYLHEQEILHRDLKLGNFFINDSMDLKVGDFGLAARLEPLEHRRRTICGTPNYLSPEVLNKQGHGCESDIWALGCVMYTMLLGRPPFETTNLKETYRCIREARYSLPSSLLPPAKHLIASMLSKNPEDRPSLDDIVQHDFFLLGFTPERLPASCCHTVPDFNLSSPAKNFFKKAAAALFGGKKEKARYFDTHNRLAKEDEEIYKLRHDLKKTSITHQPLKHRPEEEIQPPSTTVAKPGMLAETKQIGDAIRMIVRGTLGSCSSSSECLEDSTMGSVADTVARVLRGCLENMPESDHIPKEQLAASFQWVTKWVDYSNKYGFGYQLSDHTVGVLFNNGAHMSLLPDKKTVHYYAELGQCSVFSAPDAPEQFISQVTVLKYFSHYMEENLMDGGDLPSITDVRRPRLYLLQWLKSDKALMMLFNDGTFQVNFYHDHTKIIICNQNEEYLLTYINEDRLSTTFRLTTLLMSGCSLDLKQRMEYALNMLLQRCN from the exons ATGGATTTATTGAGGACTATCGCTTACCAGCCGGGCAGTACAGCAGCcggcggtggcagcggcagcagcagcggcaagaTGGGCGAGCAGGCGCTGGGAAAGTCCTGCAATGGGGAATCGCGAAGGAAGAAAGCGGCGGAGTCGGCGGCCGAGCAGCATCACCACCACCCGCACTCGGCCACCGAGATCTCTCGGATTATTACCGACCCCACCACGGGAAGGCGATACTGCCGCGGCAAAGTGCTGGGAAAG GGCGGCTTTGCAAAATGCTACGAGATGACGGATCTGACCACGAACAAAGTCTATGCTGCAAAGATCATTCCTCACAGCCGAGTAGCCAAACCTCATCAAAGGGAAaag ATTGATAAAGAGATTGAGTTGCACAAGATGCTCAATCACAGGCACATTGTGCAGTTCTACCACTACTTTGAGGACAAAGAGAACATTTACATTCTGTTGGAGTATTGCAGCCGAAGG TCTATGGCTCACATATTGAAAGCAAGGAAGGTGTTGACGGCACCAGAAGTGCGATACTACCTCAGGCAGATTGTGTCGGGATTAAAATACCTTCACGAACAGGAGATCTTACACAGAGACCTGAAGCTAG GTAATTTTTTCATTAACGATTCCATGGACTTGAAAGTGGGTGACTTTGGGTTGGCAGCAAGGCTGGAACCGCTGGAGCACAGGCGAAG AACCATCTGTGGCACACCAAATTACCTCTCCCCAGAAGTTCTGAACAAACAAGGGCATGGCTGTGAATCTGACATTTGGGCCTTGGGCTGCGTCAT GTATACAATGTTACTCGGAAGGCCTCCATTTGAAACAACCAATCTGAAGGAAACTTACAGGTGTATAAGGGAAGCGAGATATTCCTTGCCATCATCTTTGTTGCCTCCTGCAAAGCACTTGATTGCAAGCATGTTGTCGAAAAACCCGGAAGACCGCCCCAGCTTAGATGACATCGTTCAACACGACTTCTTCTTGCTG GGCTTCACTCCAGAGAGGCTTCCAGCTAGTTGTTGTCATACAGTTCCTGACTTCAATTTGTCAAGCCCGGCTAAGAATTTCTTCAAGAAGGCAGCTGCAGCTCTCTTTGGGGGCAAGAAGGAAAAAGCAAGATATTTTGACACACACA ATCGGCTTGctaaagaagatgaagaaatatACAAGCTTAGACATGACTTGAAAAAGACCTCAATAACCCATCAACCCCTGAAACACAGACCAGAGGAG GAGATCCAGCCTCCCAGCACCACTGTAGCCAAACCTGGCATGCTAGCAGAAACCAAACAAATCGGAGATGCTATCCGGATGATAGTTCGGGGGACATTGGGaagctgtagcagcagcagcgaat GCCTTGAAGATAGTACTATGGGGAGCGTGGCTGACACTGTGGCTAGAGTGTTGCGCGGCTGTCTGGAGAACATGCCAGAATCTGACCACATTCCCAAAGAACAACTGGCTGCGTCTTTCCAGTGGGTCACGAAATGGGTGGATTACTCAAATAAATACGGCTTCGGTTACCAGCTGTCAGACCACACAGTGGGCGTTCTCTTCAACAATGGTGCTCACATGAGTCTTCTTCCAGACAAAAA AACAGTCCATTACTATGCAGAGCTTGGTCAGTGCTCAGTGTTTTCCGCTCCTGATGCCCCTGAACAGTTCATCAGTCAAGTAACTGTTTTGAAGTACTTCTCTCACTACATGGAGGAGAATCTCATGGAT GGAGGTGATCTGCCCAGTATAACAGATGTCCGTAGGCCCAGACTTTACCTCTTACAGTGGTTGAAATCTGACAAGGCATTGATGATGCTCTTCAATGATGGCACCTTCCAG GTGAACTTCTACCATGACCACACAAAAATCATCATATGCAACCAAAATGAGGAATATTTGCTTACTTATATCAATGAAGATAGGTTATCGACAACGTTTCGCTTGACGACCCTTCTGATGTCTGGCTGTTCCCTGGATCTAAAACAGCGAATGGAATATGCGTTGAATATGCTGTTGCAAAGAtgcaattaa